Proteins from a genomic interval of Diaminobutyricimonas aerilata:
- a CDS encoding VOC family protein, giving the protein MSLFITCPVESVERATAFYTALGWTLNTEMSDHNVSCFAIAPEQYLMLGSREMYASVGGSEDLVGGPDTPSKVTVSFDLGSREAVDELVERAGAAGGRIGDIDDYPFMYQRQFDDPDGYHYSPFWMKPEADKTA; this is encoded by the coding sequence ATGAGCCTTTTCATCACCTGCCCGGTCGAGAGCGTCGAGCGCGCGACCGCCTTCTACACCGCCCTCGGTTGGACCCTCAACACCGAGATGTCGGATCACAACGTTTCGTGTTTCGCGATCGCGCCCGAGCAGTACCTCATGCTCGGCAGCCGCGAGATGTACGCGAGCGTCGGCGGCTCCGAGGACCTGGTCGGCGGACCCGACACCCCCTCGAAGGTCACGGTCTCGTTCGATCTCGGCAGCCGTGAGGCGGTCGATGAGCTCGTCGAGCGCGCCGGCGCCGCCGGCGGGCGGATCGGTGATATCGACGACTACCCGTTCATGTACCAGCGCCAGTTCGACGACCCCGACGGCTACCACTACTCGCCGTTCTGGATGAAGCCCGAGGCCGACAAGACCGCGTGA
- a CDS encoding LysR family transcriptional regulator yields the protein MTTDLSIRRLRYFVVTAEELNFGRAAEKLHIAQPVLSRQIATLEKELGVTLFERSARGTVLSPAGAALVEDARALLASATRLQRQARTVARGQTRFTIGFMPGVPITPVVRRLRELFPELTVDVVRTGWESQVDVVHDGRVDASFVRLPVSRDDLELVPLFRERRLVALPEGHPLATGDLPSLADIALLDLLQPPDTHPEWRDAAAAARPDALTTARETLPVVSTVEEKLEHVAGGRGIVLLPESAATFYTRPDIVYREVEGLGEAETALAFERSRMTPVLQQLIRIALAAYSADTGARD from the coding sequence ATGACGACCGACCTGAGCATTCGCAGGCTCCGCTACTTCGTCGTCACGGCGGAGGAGCTCAACTTCGGGCGGGCGGCCGAGAAACTGCACATCGCACAGCCGGTTCTGAGCCGACAGATCGCCACCCTGGAGAAGGAGTTGGGCGTCACGCTCTTCGAGCGATCAGCGCGCGGCACCGTCCTCAGCCCCGCTGGGGCAGCTCTTGTGGAAGACGCCCGCGCCCTCCTCGCCAGCGCGACGAGACTCCAGCGGCAGGCGCGCACGGTGGCTCGAGGGCAGACGCGATTCACGATCGGATTCATGCCCGGCGTCCCGATCACTCCGGTGGTCCGCCGGCTGCGGGAGCTCTTCCCGGAGCTGACGGTTGATGTCGTCCGTACCGGCTGGGAGAGCCAGGTCGACGTGGTGCACGACGGCCGGGTGGACGCGAGCTTCGTGCGACTGCCGGTGTCCCGAGACGATCTCGAACTCGTGCCCCTCTTCCGCGAGCGGCGACTCGTCGCCCTTCCCGAGGGGCACCCGCTGGCCACGGGAGATCTGCCGTCACTCGCCGACATCGCACTGCTCGACCTCCTGCAGCCGCCGGATACGCATCCGGAGTGGCGCGATGCCGCAGCAGCCGCACGACCGGATGCGCTGACGACCGCGCGTGAGACTCTGCCCGTGGTCAGCACGGTGGAGGAGAAGCTCGAGCACGTCGCCGGCGGTCGCGGGATCGTGCTGCTGCCGGAGTCCGCTGCCACGTTCTACACGCGGCCGGACATCGTCTACCGCGAAGTCGAGGGACTCGGCGAGGCGGAGACGGCACTGGCCTTCGAACGGAGCCGCATGACCCCGGTGCTGCAGCAGTTGATCCGGATCGCACTCGCCGCCTACTCCGCAGACACCGGGGCGCGCGACTGA
- a CDS encoding winged helix-turn-helix transcriptional regulator yields MSDLAAALDVVGARWALLIVERLLDGPQRYGDLQRELGVPTNILATRLRELEAAGVLARLPLRHNTRAYALTDRGLALREAIVALGRWGAEGADSSRAPTASPQS; encoded by the coding sequence GTGAGCGACCTCGCCGCAGCACTCGACGTCGTCGGCGCCCGGTGGGCCCTGCTGATCGTGGAGCGGCTGCTCGACGGGCCGCAGCGCTACGGCGACCTGCAACGCGAGCTCGGAGTGCCCACGAACATCCTCGCGACCCGCTTGCGCGAACTCGAAGCGGCGGGCGTGCTCGCGCGACTGCCGCTTCGACACAACACCCGGGCCTACGCGCTGACCGATCGCGGGCTCGCCCTGCGCGAGGCGATCGTGGCGCTCGGGCGCTGGGGCGCCGAAGGAGCCGACTCGAGCCGGGCACCGACCGCGTCGCCGCAGTCGTAG
- a CDS encoding 2'-5' RNA ligase family protein, whose translation MPRPFMTDPAQLAALEGQQYVVFRPIDGVLRAYEAARRAVAPLLPTGATHPHAGHVTLRGFHEPRRVESLKNFIADWAAEQTPVTMNVDTLDGFPPPFRVAILRLARSPSLVDAYASLTHALERTDFARVGELPVDDWIFHMSVAYCGDMPDDRWSELHRTVTDSPLRSASEVLSEIEFVWYEQGEHRETFALDG comes from the coding sequence ATGCCGCGACCGTTCATGACCGACCCGGCACAGCTCGCCGCCCTTGAGGGCCAGCAATATGTCGTGTTCCGTCCGATTGATGGAGTGCTGCGCGCCTACGAAGCCGCTCGTCGGGCGGTTGCGCCGTTGCTGCCCACCGGCGCGACGCATCCTCACGCCGGCCATGTGACTCTCCGCGGCTTTCACGAGCCGCGCCGGGTGGAATCGCTCAAGAACTTCATCGCGGATTGGGCTGCCGAGCAGACTCCCGTGACCATGAACGTCGACACGTTGGACGGGTTCCCACCGCCCTTCCGAGTGGCCATCCTCCGCTTGGCGCGATCACCCTCGCTTGTGGACGCCTACGCGTCCCTCACGCATGCACTCGAGCGCACCGACTTCGCGCGCGTCGGCGAGCTCCCGGTCGATGACTGGATCTTCCACATGTCGGTCGCCTACTGCGGTGACATGCCAGACGACCGCTGGTCCGAGTTGCATCGAACCGTGACCGACTCACCGCTTCGGTCTGCCTCGGAAGTACTGAGCGAAATCGAGTTCGTCTGGTACGAGCAAGGCGAGCATCGGGAGACCTTTGCTCTCGACGGATAG
- a CDS encoding dihydrofolate reductase family protein, which produces MRPLRYSINITLDGSASHEAGLPPDEESMRYWTGQMEQADALLFGRVTYQMMESAWRRPSTGEWPDWMRQSEMPFAEAIDGAKKYVVSSTLGAVDWNAELVQGDVGSAVQRLKQQPGEGLWVGGVTLPSALADLGLIDEYEFLVHPVLAGHGPTLLAGLRDRIQLELVGRQEFRSGVVALRYRPASVPR; this is translated from the coding sequence GTGAGACCCCTCAGATACTCGATCAACATCACGCTCGACGGGTCAGCCTCGCACGAGGCCGGCTTACCCCCGGACGAGGAATCGATGCGCTACTGGACCGGTCAGATGGAGCAGGCCGATGCCCTCCTGTTCGGCCGCGTGACGTATCAGATGATGGAATCGGCGTGGCGGAGGCCGTCCACGGGCGAGTGGCCCGACTGGATGCGACAGTCGGAGATGCCGTTCGCCGAGGCCATCGACGGGGCGAAGAAGTACGTCGTCTCGAGCACGCTCGGCGCGGTCGACTGGAACGCCGAGCTGGTGCAGGGCGATGTGGGTTCAGCGGTCCAGCGCCTGAAGCAGCAGCCAGGCGAGGGCCTCTGGGTCGGAGGCGTGACGCTTCCCTCGGCACTGGCGGATCTGGGACTGATCGACGAATACGAGTTCCTCGTGCACCCGGTGCTCGCCGGGCATGGACCGACACTCCTCGCCGGTCTGCGCGATCGCATTCAGCTCGAGCTCGTCGGCCGCCAGGAGTTCCGGTCGGGAGTGGTCGCCCTCCGATACCGACCGGCCTCAGTTCCGAGATGA
- a CDS encoding GrpB family protein: MSSNSGHRRRPDVTTVEIVGGPEALEITLHDYDPRWPDVFVEHRNRIREALAPSVVEIEHIGSTSVPGLAAKPIVDIVVAVDDITAEEDYLEPLIAVGYELRVREPGHRLVRTPARDVHVHLYERGAAAIDEYLLLRDHLRRDADDCALYERTKRSLLTRRWDDMNDYADAKTDVITAVKERARAARTE; this comes from the coding sequence GTGAGTAGCAACAGCGGCCATCGACGTCGACCGGATGTGACGACCGTCGAGATCGTCGGCGGGCCCGAGGCACTCGAGATCACCCTGCACGACTACGACCCCCGCTGGCCGGACGTCTTCGTCGAGCATCGGAACCGCATCCGGGAGGCCCTCGCCCCGTCGGTCGTGGAGATCGAGCACATCGGATCCACCTCCGTTCCCGGACTCGCGGCGAAGCCCATCGTCGACATCGTCGTCGCGGTCGATGACATCACGGCGGAGGAGGACTACCTCGAGCCGCTCATCGCCGTCGGATACGAACTGCGCGTGCGCGAGCCGGGGCACCGGCTCGTGCGCACCCCGGCTCGCGACGTCCACGTGCATCTCTACGAACGCGGCGCCGCGGCGATCGACGAGTACCTCCTCTTGCGCGATCACCTGCGCCGAGATGCCGACGACTGCGCCCTCTACGAGCGCACCAAACGGTCGTTGCTCACCCGGCGGTGGGACGACATGAACGACTACGCGGACGCGAAGACGGATGTCATCACCGCCGTCAAGGAACGCGCGAGGGCTGCCCGCACGGAGTGA
- a CDS encoding LysR family transcriptional regulator: MDPARLRLLRELGDRGSVAAVAAAMHVSASAVSQQLAALQAGIPVPLTVRRGRRLVLTEAGEALAVAGARVEQALAEARDAVGSFLEFEQRAVSVSAFHSAGLALFAPLLTELRGRPQVSLVDADVAQSRFAGLTADYDLVIAHRLAHDPEWPVARLAVTPLLVEPLDIALHDAHPLAAQSSITPEQLRNERWISTHEGFPLAGVLAHLGALSGSAPRVDHYINEFSVAAQVVRTGAAIAVMPRTTAAPLAVDGMVLRPVAGATLARHVDVLARPDALAHTPVRTVLAALQRVAATAAQRSSQGTLG, translated from the coding sequence ATGGATCCGGCTCGACTGCGTCTGCTGCGCGAGCTCGGTGATCGCGGCAGTGTCGCCGCGGTCGCCGCGGCGATGCACGTGAGCGCGTCGGCGGTGTCGCAGCAGCTCGCCGCTCTGCAGGCCGGTATCCCTGTGCCGCTCACCGTGCGGCGCGGGCGCCGGCTCGTGCTCACGGAGGCGGGCGAGGCACTCGCCGTAGCCGGCGCGCGAGTGGAGCAAGCGCTCGCCGAGGCGCGGGATGCGGTCGGGTCCTTCCTCGAGTTCGAGCAGCGCGCGGTCAGCGTCTCCGCCTTCCACAGCGCGGGCCTCGCCCTCTTCGCGCCGTTGCTCACCGAGCTCCGTGGGCGCCCGCAGGTGTCCCTCGTCGATGCGGATGTGGCACAGAGCCGGTTCGCCGGCCTCACCGCCGACTACGACCTCGTCATCGCCCACCGGCTCGCGCACGATCCGGAATGGCCCGTCGCCCGTCTGGCCGTGACTCCGCTGCTCGTCGAACCGCTCGATATCGCCCTGCACGACGCGCATCCGCTCGCCGCACAGTCGAGCATCACGCCGGAACAACTGCGCAACGAGCGGTGGATCTCCACGCATGAGGGGTTCCCGCTCGCCGGTGTGCTCGCGCACCTGGGGGCCTTGAGCGGCAGCGCCCCGCGTGTCGATCACTACATCAACGAGTTCTCCGTCGCCGCGCAGGTGGTGCGCACGGGCGCTGCGATCGCGGTCATGCCCCGCACCACGGCGGCGCCCCTCGCCGTCGACGGAATGGTGTTGCGGCCGGTCGCCGGCGCAACGCTGGCCCGCCATGTCGACGTGCTCGCGCGTCCGGATGCCCTCGCGCACACGCCCGTGCGCACGGTGCTCGCCGCGCTGCAGCGAGTCGCGGCCACCGCCGCGCAGCGCTCGAGCCAGGGCACGCTCGGCTGA
- a CDS encoding class I SAM-dependent methyltransferase has translation MGLLAALGRFNAAHPWSHNDAYAGFVLRHARAVRRGGGDTAVDVGCGTGNMVERLARVFPRVIGIEPDAPTAAIAARRFRGSPVVEIEHRAFGAEPRRGCDFIVFVASLHHMPLEPSLIAARDALRPGGRIVIVGVARESRGDTVRSLVSLALNPLVGLVRHPARVEHPPPHMLAPAVDAVESFEEIRAVAERVLPGIRMPRRLFWRYTASWVAPAR, from the coding sequence ATGGGGTTGCTCGCGGCGCTCGGCCGGTTCAACGCGGCGCATCCGTGGTCGCACAACGACGCCTACGCGGGCTTCGTGCTCCGGCACGCGAGAGCGGTGCGCCGGGGTGGGGGTGACACGGCGGTCGACGTCGGATGCGGCACCGGCAACATGGTCGAGCGGCTCGCGCGGGTCTTCCCCCGAGTGATCGGCATCGAACCGGATGCTCCGACGGCTGCCATCGCCGCGCGCCGGTTCCGCGGGTCGCCTGTCGTCGAGATCGAGCATCGCGCCTTTGGAGCGGAACCGCGGCGCGGCTGCGACTTCATCGTGTTCGTCGCCTCGCTGCACCACATGCCGCTCGAACCGTCGCTCATCGCCGCCCGCGACGCGTTGCGGCCCGGCGGCAGGATCGTCATCGTCGGGGTCGCTCGAGAATCCCGCGGCGACACCGTTCGGTCGCTCGTCTCGCTCGCGCTGAATCCGCTCGTCGGACTCGTCCGCCATCCGGCGCGTGTCGAGCATCCGCCGCCTCACATGCTCGCGCCGGCCGTCGACGCCGTCGAGTCGTTCGAGGAGATCCGGGCCGTCGCGGAGAGGGTGCTGCCGGGCATCCGGATGCCCCGTCGGCTCTTCTGGCGCTACACGGCGTCGTGGGTGGCGCCCGCGCGCTGA
- a CDS encoding alpha/beta hydrolase: MSQTTETSVPYVPHPVSRHVPLHYLHGPQSSPHDGTPRGRIERFTWDDSALYPGTTRTVQVYVPAQYDPAEPAALMVFQDGQLYLDPSLDMRAAVVFDNLIHAGSMPVTIGVFVDPGQPGNRNAEYDPANSRYGDFLLSEILPAVRERLGLAITEDPDRRAICGGSSGGNCAFTVAWEHPDSFRRVLAFVASFAQIPGGNPYPELITSSPAKPIRVFLQASRWDLDFDQPERNWYSNNLLVAAALAERGYDHRLVLGDGGHSPNHGGVVLPDALRWLWR, encoded by the coding sequence GTGAGCCAGACGACGGAGACCTCCGTGCCCTACGTCCCGCACCCTGTCAGCCGGCACGTTCCCCTGCACTATCTGCACGGGCCGCAGTCGTCTCCGCACGACGGAACTCCCCGAGGCCGCATCGAACGCTTCACGTGGGATGACAGTGCCCTCTACCCAGGCACCACGAGGACCGTGCAGGTGTACGTTCCCGCGCAGTACGACCCCGCGGAACCAGCGGCTCTGATGGTGTTCCAGGACGGGCAGCTCTACCTGGACCCGAGCCTCGATATGCGCGCCGCGGTGGTCTTCGACAACCTGATCCACGCGGGGTCGATGCCGGTCACGATCGGCGTCTTCGTGGACCCGGGCCAGCCTGGAAACCGCAACGCCGAGTACGACCCGGCGAACAGCCGATACGGCGACTTCCTGCTCAGCGAGATCCTGCCCGCCGTCCGGGAACGGCTCGGCCTCGCGATCACCGAAGATCCCGACCGGAGGGCGATCTGCGGTGGCAGCAGTGGAGGTAACTGCGCCTTCACCGTCGCGTGGGAGCACCCGGACTCATTCCGACGGGTACTGGCTTTCGTCGCCAGCTTCGCGCAGATCCCGGGCGGCAACCCCTATCCGGAGCTCATCACAAGCTCGCCCGCCAAACCGATCCGGGTGTTCCTCCAGGCGAGCCGGTGGGACCTCGACTTCGATCAGCCGGAGCGGAATTGGTACAGCAACAACCTGCTGGTCGCCGCGGCTCTCGCGGAGCGGGGCTACGATCACCGACTCGTCCTCGGCGACGGCGGCCACAGCCCGAACCACGGCGGTGTCGTCCTCCCCGACGCACTGCGCTGGCTCTGGCGGTAA
- a CDS encoding DMT family transporter: MAPRTRSEPLVDLLLLGVAAVWGASFLAAKDLAADTGVPSAVALRFLVAAAATAILCLARKERLPRGRGLVIAACLGCTQAAVIGLETWGVHLTSATNAGLLISLALVMTPVLEGLASRSWLPRSYFIAAVAAVVGVALLVSEGDFRTPTPGDGLVIAAAVVRAFHVTASGHLTRGRSDGSLGVVLVQMIVCAVSFTVIAGSDLPVAVMRLDARGWMDVLFLGLLCSVFAFVVQLWAVRRTSASRASILMGTEPVWALLVGVVIAGEAIGPVGICGALLIIAASYAGQAIERRHRRARAETVPHPEVEAAPAAQRAGATHDAV; this comes from the coding sequence ATGGCCCCGCGCACCCGATCCGAACCGCTCGTCGACCTTCTCCTGCTCGGCGTCGCGGCGGTGTGGGGCGCGAGCTTCCTGGCCGCGAAGGACCTCGCCGCCGACACGGGTGTGCCGTCGGCGGTCGCGCTTCGATTCCTCGTCGCAGCGGCGGCCACGGCCATCCTGTGCCTCGCTCGCAAGGAGCGCCTCCCCCGAGGACGCGGCCTGGTGATCGCCGCCTGCCTCGGCTGCACTCAGGCCGCCGTCATCGGGCTCGAGACGTGGGGCGTGCACCTGACTTCCGCGACCAACGCGGGTCTGCTGATCAGCCTTGCTCTCGTGATGACGCCGGTGCTCGAGGGTCTCGCATCCCGCTCCTGGCTGCCCCGGTCGTACTTCATCGCCGCCGTCGCGGCGGTCGTCGGCGTCGCACTGCTGGTCTCCGAGGGCGACTTCCGAACCCCGACGCCGGGCGATGGTCTCGTGATCGCGGCGGCGGTGGTGCGCGCCTTCCACGTGACGGCGAGCGGACACCTCACGCGAGGACGCAGCGACGGTTCGCTCGGTGTCGTGCTCGTGCAGATGATCGTCTGCGCCGTCTCGTTCACCGTCATCGCCGGGTCCGACCTGCCCGTCGCCGTGATGCGGCTCGATGCGCGCGGGTGGATGGACGTGCTCTTCCTCGGTCTGCTGTGTTCGGTCTTCGCGTTCGTGGTGCAGCTCTGGGCCGTGCGCCGCACGTCAGCTTCGCGCGCGAGCATCCTGATGGGTACGGAACCGGTGTGGGCGCTGCTCGTCGGAGTGGTCATCGCCGGCGAGGCGATCGGGCCGGTGGGAATCTGCGGTGCGCTGCTGATCATCGCCGCCAGCTACGCCGGTCAGGCGATCGAGCGGCGGCACCGGCGAGCGAGGGCCGAAACGGTACCGCACCCGGAGGTCGAAGCCGCGCCAGCCGCTCAGCGCGCGGGCGCCACCCACGACGCCGTGTAG
- a CDS encoding PhzF family phenazine biosynthesis protein, whose product MGSTAAARTLKYRAFTTPDGGPDSGNPAGVVLDAERLSENDMLSIAADLGFSETAFLTEITDRSARIRYFTPRAEIAFCGHATIASGVALARQGAGPVIELRTNAGEVPVEVTPERATLTAVETAVEPLDPSTLSELLEALRLTEADLDPALPPAFIRGGNPHPLVPVRADALARLDHDADAVLTLQNRQGWDGTVPVVHRVSEHRFFSRNPFPRGGIREDPATGSAAAGLGAYLRHGGHVASDAEITVEQGSEVGRPSLISVTIPSAGRIRVTGTADELGAGSSD is encoded by the coding sequence ATGGGAAGTACGGCTGCGGCGAGGACTCTGAAGTACCGGGCGTTCACCACCCCGGACGGCGGGCCGGATTCCGGGAACCCGGCTGGGGTGGTTCTGGACGCGGAGCGGCTGTCGGAGAACGACATGCTGAGCATCGCGGCCGATCTGGGGTTCAGTGAGACCGCGTTCCTCACCGAGATCACCGACCGTTCGGCACGCATCCGCTACTTCACCCCTCGCGCCGAGATCGCCTTCTGCGGTCACGCGACCATCGCGTCGGGTGTCGCCTTGGCGCGGCAGGGCGCGGGTCCGGTGATCGAGCTGCGCACGAACGCGGGCGAGGTACCCGTGGAGGTCACGCCCGAGCGGGCGACGCTGACCGCCGTCGAGACGGCGGTCGAGCCGCTCGATCCTTCGACGCTGAGCGAGCTGCTCGAGGCGCTACGGCTGACGGAGGCGGACCTCGATCCCGCGTTGCCGCCCGCGTTCATCCGGGGCGGCAACCCGCATCCGCTCGTGCCGGTGCGCGCTGACGCACTTGCCCGACTCGACCACGACGCGGACGCTGTGCTCACGCTGCAGAATCGGCAGGGCTGGGATGGGACGGTGCCGGTCGTGCACCGCGTCTCGGAGCACCGGTTCTTCAGCCGGAACCCCTTCCCGCGCGGCGGCATCAGGGAGGATCCGGCCACGGGATCGGCGGCGGCGGGACTGGGCGCGTACCTGCGCCACGGCGGCCACGTCGCCTCGGATGCGGAGATCACCGTGGAGCAGGGCAGCGAAGTCGGCCGCCCCTCGCTGATCTCCGTCACGATCCCGAGCGCGGG
- a CDS encoding SDR family oxidoreductase, which yields MTVNSTTHIVLLGATSGIGLATARAAALAGARVTIGSRRASSVTRALAELPDGVRGSAVDASSTENLARFFDAAGEFDHFAYTAAEPLVGAPLADYTVDAATAFLGLRLVHALDAVRLAVPHVKRGGSVTLTSGTAAFKGGVGWTLGAAASGAMISVVRSLAVELAPIRVNAVAPGVVRSPLWDGMGEAEREDMYRSTGESVPLGRVAEVGDVAKAYLALMDQDYVTGAVSVVDGGTLVA from the coding sequence ATGACAGTGAACTCCACCACCCACATCGTGCTCCTCGGAGCAACCAGCGGCATCGGACTCGCCACGGCGCGTGCCGCCGCTCTAGCCGGCGCTCGAGTCACGATCGGCTCACGGCGCGCGAGTTCGGTCACGCGCGCGCTGGCCGAACTCCCGGACGGAGTTCGCGGGAGCGCCGTGGATGCGTCCTCGACCGAGAATCTCGCCCGCTTCTTCGACGCCGCGGGGGAGTTCGACCACTTCGCCTACACCGCCGCGGAGCCTCTCGTGGGCGCTCCGCTGGCCGATTACACCGTCGACGCGGCGACGGCGTTCCTCGGCCTGCGGCTGGTGCACGCTCTCGATGCCGTCCGGCTCGCTGTGCCGCATGTGAAGCGCGGGGGCTCCGTCACACTTACCAGTGGCACGGCGGCATTCAAAGGCGGCGTCGGGTGGACTCTCGGCGCCGCGGCGTCCGGTGCCATGATCTCGGTCGTGCGCTCGCTCGCGGTGGAGCTCGCACCGATCCGGGTGAACGCCGTGGCGCCCGGGGTGGTGCGTTCACCGCTCTGGGACGGGATGGGTGAAGCGGAGCGTGAGGACATGTATCGCAGCACCGGAGAGAGCGTCCCGCTGGGGCGCGTCGCCGAGGTCGGTGACGTGGCGAAGGCGTACCTCGCCCTCATGGACCAGGACTATGTCACCGGCGCCGTGTCCGTCGTCGACGGCGGCACGCTCGTCGCCTGA
- a CDS encoding NADP-dependent oxidoreductase: MKAVRFHEVGGPEVLRYEEIERPTPAAGEVLVRVAASAYSAADNGMRAGFLPIPIVLPHVPGYDVSGTVETLGDGVTGLSVGDPVIGFLPMERDGGAAEYVIAPAEALVPAPTSIPLADAAALPSVALTAWQALFDEGALEAGRRVLIVGAGGVVGKYAIQLAKRAGIHVIATASPRSIEDVRAAGADEIIDHTVTDLLDAVGDRVDVLINLAPIDPEQFAAYVALVRDGGAVVSTTAFMATPGDDSRGVRAVTVFVRPNRDRLRELVSLVDAGALRVEVTRRIPLSELQSLHAEGAAGRIAGKVIVIPAR; the protein is encoded by the coding sequence ATGAAGGCAGTGCGTTTCCACGAAGTCGGCGGCCCCGAGGTGCTCCGGTACGAAGAGATCGAGCGGCCCACACCGGCGGCCGGCGAGGTGCTGGTGCGCGTCGCCGCGTCCGCATACAGCGCGGCCGACAACGGCATGCGGGCGGGGTTCCTGCCCATCCCGATCGTGTTGCCGCACGTCCCCGGGTACGACGTCTCCGGCACGGTCGAGACCCTCGGTGACGGCGTGACCGGGCTCAGCGTCGGCGACCCGGTGATCGGCTTCCTGCCGATGGAGCGCGACGGCGGCGCCGCGGAGTACGTGATCGCGCCGGCGGAGGCCCTCGTGCCGGCGCCGACGAGCATCCCGCTCGCCGACGCGGCAGCCCTGCCGTCGGTGGCTCTGACCGCGTGGCAGGCGCTGTTCGACGAGGGCGCTCTCGAAGCGGGACGGCGTGTGCTGATCGTCGGTGCCGGCGGGGTGGTTGGCAAGTACGCGATCCAGCTCGCCAAGCGAGCCGGCATCCACGTCATCGCCACCGCGAGCCCGCGCAGCATCGAGGATGTCCGCGCCGCGGGCGCGGACGAGATCATCGATCACACGGTCACGGACCTCCTCGACGCGGTCGGCGATCGAGTCGACGTGCTGATCAACCTCGCGCCGATCGACCCGGAGCAGTTCGCTGCCTACGTCGCCCTCGTGCGCGATGGTGGCGCCGTGGTGAGCACCACGGCGTTCATGGCCACGCCCGGCGACGACAGTCGCGGCGTCCGCGCTGTGACCGTCTTCGTCCGCCCCAACCGGGATCGCCTTCGCGAGCTGGTGTCGCTCGTCGATGCCGGCGCGCTGCGCGTCGAGGTCACCCGCCGCATCCCGCTCAGTGAGCTGCAGTCCCTCCATGCGGAGGGCGCGGCCGGCCGGATCGCCGGAAAGGTCATCGTCATCCCGGCCCGATGA
- a CDS encoding YitT family protein produces MRPLSTAQPERDATRHSALENIAGLLVGTFVISLGLDLLRTGGAVTGGTAGLALLLSYGTGWPFPVLFVAVNAPFFVLAAWVKGWRFTLISAGTVVAVSAFAVVHDAGFEVLRLDPVYAVIAGNILCGIGMLILFRHGASVGGFSIVALIAQERWGWRAGYVQLAFDLAVVAGSLAVIAPWISGLSALGAVVLNLIIAMNHRPERYVGH; encoded by the coding sequence GTGAGACCGCTGAGCACGGCCCAGCCGGAGCGGGACGCGACCCGCCACTCCGCCCTCGAGAACATCGCCGGGCTGCTCGTCGGCACCTTCGTCATCTCGCTCGGACTCGACCTGCTGCGCACCGGCGGCGCCGTCACCGGCGGCACCGCGGGCCTCGCGCTCCTGCTCTCGTACGGCACCGGATGGCCGTTCCCGGTGCTGTTCGTCGCGGTGAACGCACCGTTCTTCGTGCTCGCCGCGTGGGTGAAGGGCTGGCGCTTCACCCTCATCAGCGCGGGGACCGTCGTCGCCGTGTCGGCGTTCGCCGTCGTGCACGACGCGGGCTTCGAGGTGCTGCGGCTTGACCCGGTGTACGCCGTGATCGCGGGCAACATCCTGTGCGGCATCGGCATGCTCATCCTGTTCCGGCACGGCGCGAGCGTCGGCGGGTTCAGCATCGTCGCGCTCATCGCGCAAGAGCGGTGGGGGTGGCGTGCCGGCTACGTGCAGCTCGCGTTCGACCTCGCCGTGGTGGCCGGATCGCTCGCCGTCATCGCCCCCTGGATCAGCGGGCTGTCGGCCCTCGGCGCCGTCGTGCTCAACCTCATCATCGCGATGAACCACCGGCCGGAGCGTTACGTCGGCCACTGA